From a region of the Butyrivibrio sp. AE3004 genome:
- a CDS encoding cysteine-rich small domain-containing protein: MENSSRFFANKECEYYPCHKCDTDINCLFCYCPLYNHDCPGDYKIVDKGDRKIKSCLNCTFPHEPDNYDLVIAILKEYR, encoded by the coding sequence ATGGAGAACTCAAGTAGATTTTTTGCTAATAAAGAATGTGAATATTATCCCTGCCATAAGTGTGATACGGATATTAACTGTCTGTTTTGCTACTGCCCTTTATACAATCATGATTGCCCCGGGGATTATAAAATAGTGGATAAGGGCGACAGAAAAATAAAAAGCTGTCTGAACTGTACCTTTCCCCATGAGCCTGACAATTACGATCTTGTAATAGCGATACTGAAGGAGTATAGATAA
- a CDS encoding TrkH family potassium uptake protein, producing MNYKMIRFLLSRVLQITGLLMLLPLIVALIYKEFYCAQMFIIVIAGCLLIGSLGAHFKPENVAIYAREGFVTTALTWILISMVGALPFVMTGVTTSYVDALFETISGLTTTGSTILSSVEMYYSVQFWRTFTHWIGGMGVLVFILAIMPMSGGYSMHLMRAESPGPSVGKFVPRVRDTAKILYLIYIGITVIESILLLITGMNLYEALTTTFATVGTGGFGITNAGINDFSIPSQIVITIFMILCGINFSVYYYLITMRPKEAIKNDEVKLYLVLMFGSATLIALMIHNQGITKTAFESFHHSLFTVASIMTTTGFATLDFNTWPQLCKTLLALLMLLGACAGSTGGGFKLSRLLILIKAMKNELIYIVHPKSVKKVYMDEHPIDSTVVKSVSAYLGMYVVIFIFSILLISIDEFDYETNFTAVAATLNNIGPGLGMVGPTGNFGAYSDLSKIVLMFDMLAGRLELLPMLILFSPRTWSKR from the coding sequence ATGAACTATAAAATGATACGATTTCTGTTATCACGTGTACTTCAGATAACAGGTCTTCTTATGTTGCTGCCGCTTATAGTAGCACTTATATATAAAGAATTTTACTGTGCACAGATGTTTATTATCGTGATTGCGGGCTGCCTTCTCATAGGTTCTCTCGGCGCACATTTTAAGCCCGAAAACGTTGCCATATACGCCAGAGAAGGCTTCGTGACCACCGCGCTTACCTGGATACTCATAAGTATGGTAGGTGCCCTCCCCTTTGTTATGACAGGCGTCACAACAAGTTATGTGGATGCTCTGTTTGAGACAATTTCGGGACTTACAACAACAGGTTCAACAATCCTTTCAAGTGTGGAAATGTACTACAGCGTACAGTTTTGGCGTACCTTTACCCACTGGATAGGCGGAATGGGAGTGTTGGTGTTCATCCTTGCGATCATGCCCATGTCCGGAGGCTACAGTATGCACCTTATGCGTGCGGAGTCCCCCGGTCCCTCCGTCGGAAAATTTGTTCCGAGGGTTCGTGATACAGCTAAGATTCTCTATCTTATATATATCGGAATTACCGTAATTGAGTCCATTCTTTTGCTTATTACAGGCATGAATCTGTATGAGGCTCTTACAACAACCTTCGCAACCGTGGGAACCGGTGGATTTGGTATTACAAATGCCGGAATAAATGATTTTTCCATTCCGTCACAGATTGTCATAACCATTTTCATGATCCTCTGCGGCATTAACTTCAGTGTGTACTACTACCTGATAACCATGCGTCCCAAGGAAGCAATTAAGAATGATGAAGTAAAGCTCTACCTTGTACTCATGTTTGGGTCCGCAACCCTGATTGCCCTGATGATTCACAACCAGGGTATAACAAAAACTGCTTTTGAGTCCTTCCATCACTCACTTTTTACAGTTGCCTCAATAATGACCACAACAGGTTTTGCCACACTTGACTTCAATACTTGGCCGCAGCTGTGTAAAACCCTGCTTGCATTGTTAATGCTGCTTGGAGCCTGTGCCGGTTCTACAGGTGGTGGATTTAAGCTTTCAAGATTGCTGATACTTATTAAAGCAATGAAAAACGAACTTATCTACATCGTTCACCCTAAGTCAGTAAAAAAGGTTTACATGGATGAGCATCCGATAGATTCAACTGTAGTAAAATCAGTATCTGCCTACCTTGGTATGTACGTTGTCATTTTCATCTTCTCAATACTTCTGATTTCCATAGATGAATTTGACTATGAGACCAATTTCACGGCAGTTGCCGCAACTCTGAACAATATAGGTCCCGGTCTTGGAATGGTTGGTCCCACAGGCAACTTCGGAGCCTACTCCGATCTGTCGAAGATTGTTCTTATGTTTGATATGCTGGCAGGAAGACTTGAACTTCTTCCCATGCTGATACTCTTCTCCCCCAGAACCTGGAGTAAGAGATAA
- a CDS encoding TraX family protein, whose translation MENKNKKIPDFILNLQVLNGDNLKFFALFTMLIDHIGAGILRYFFSYGYYPPGMDFDKASAFYEWFRHVGRWAFPIYCFFIVEGLIHTRSVPKYAIKLGIFGIFSEPCFDLAFRLKTDVFSSDIPQVLIQNSESVMEKCNVYFTLLIGLLVIWTMKYVEDNLFVDNPLSPIGKSPDNPLYLILYFAPVIAGGLLAQLLQTDYRFWGVILITIFYVFRNNRIFACIAGYMFLMNMSSEAWSLPAFTLIAFFYNGERGKLPRQVRFWFYAFYPIHLLLLYLLRCQIYSVISA comes from the coding sequence ATGGAAAATAAGAATAAAAAAATACCTGATTTCATATTAAACCTTCAGGTCCTTAATGGAGACAATCTGAAATTCTTTGCTCTTTTCACGATGCTTATAGATCACATCGGAGCAGGAATTCTGCGATATTTCTTTAGCTATGGTTATTATCCGCCCGGAATGGATTTTGATAAAGCTTCAGCTTTTTACGAGTGGTTTCGCCACGTAGGAAGGTGGGCCTTCCCCATATACTGTTTTTTCATAGTTGAAGGCCTAATCCACACCAGAAGCGTTCCGAAATATGCCATAAAGCTCGGTATCTTCGGTATCTTTTCTGAGCCCTGCTTTGATCTTGCTTTCAGGCTTAAGACAGATGTTTTTTCCTCTGACATCCCACAGGTTCTTATTCAGAACTCAGAGTCAGTAATGGAAAAATGTAATGTGTACTTCACTCTCCTGATCGGGCTCCTTGTAATATGGACCATGAAATACGTTGAGGATAACCTGTTTGTCGACAATCCGCTCTCACCTATCGGAAAATCACCGGATAATCCCCTGTACCTTATCCTTTACTTTGCTCCGGTTATTGCAGGGGGACTTTTGGCACAGCTTCTTCAGACTGACTACAGATTCTGGGGCGTTATACTTATCACCATATTTTATGTTTTCCGAAATAACCGGATATTTGCATGCATTGCGGGATACATGTTTCTTATGAACATGTCTTCAGAAGCCTGGAGTCTTCCTGCCTTTACCCTGATAGCCTTTTTCTATAACGGCGAGCGCGGAAAGCTTCCAAGACAGGTGCGCTTCTGGTTTTATGCGTTCTACCCCATACACCTGCTTCTTTTATATCTGTTAAGATGCCAGATCTACTCCGTTATTTCAGCATAA
- a CDS encoding bifunctional cobalt-precorrin-7 (C(5))-methyltransferase/cobalt-precorrin-6B (C(15))-methyltransferase, translated as MKSIVIFSGTTEGRVLSDFLAKDEIFHTVCVASDYGKEMMEENPYALIHVGRMDAGEMSDFLSDKEDNGLVIIDATHPYATEVTSNIKKAASKLSAEYIRVCREKDTDFSEDFCKYKTIEECAGVLDKTEGNVLLTTGSKELQKYCSGVSEEVRKRTYVRVLPSAESLKICEKEGIEPDHIIAMHGPFGRELNAALIKQYGIKHLITKESGAAGGFYEKKAAAKETGVMLHVIERPSGDNGISVEEAYCLVTGKKSFDIQDSLQIKEVSISGDEKDTKQIIYLIGMGMGTKDSMTLEALNALESSDAVFGAKRLVGNLSCKNKYEMYLSDEIIPVLQKEKINRAAIVFSGDLGFYSGAKKMTLALKNWRSDIDVRVIPGISSFSYLAARLGESYDDACFYSIHGKKQNENMQRLTDRVKHEKKTFVLLSGAGDISEIAKRLLDMGIDGRFVVGENLSYENERITELSFNEALSFKGNGIVCAFIYNDTPKKRQVLRIKRDADFIRGDVPMTKECIRHESIIRLGLCEGDVFYDIGGGTGSVAIEAASLSDTLKVFTIEKKSEAAELIRENISKAGLFNVTVIEDEAEKALCDMPRPDCVFIGGSGGKLSEIVDILHSKGDGIRFVVNAVSLETIDEIREIIRKYEADEEAIMLSVSDVRKVGSHHMLAGQNPIWIFSFTV; from the coding sequence ATGAAGAGTATAGTTATTTTTTCCGGAACGACAGAAGGAAGAGTGCTGTCGGATTTTCTGGCAAAGGATGAAATTTTCCACACGGTCTGTGTTGCGAGCGATTACGGAAAAGAGATGATGGAAGAAAATCCCTATGCCCTGATACACGTTGGGCGGATGGATGCAGGGGAAATGTCTGATTTTTTATCAGATAAAGAAGATAACGGACTTGTGATCATTGATGCTACACATCCCTATGCGACAGAAGTTACCTCAAATATTAAAAAGGCAGCTTCAAAGCTAAGTGCAGAGTATATCAGGGTTTGCAGGGAAAAGGACACTGATTTTTCAGAGGACTTTTGTAAATATAAGACAATAGAGGAATGTGCGGGAGTACTTGATAAAACGGAGGGTAATGTCCTGCTGACCACCGGAAGTAAGGAATTGCAAAAATATTGTAGCGGTGTTTCAGAGGAGGTTAGGAAAAGAACATATGTAAGAGTCCTTCCCTCTGCAGAAAGTCTTAAAATCTGTGAAAAAGAAGGAATTGAGCCGGATCACATAATAGCCATGCACGGACCCTTTGGCAGGGAATTAAATGCTGCACTTATAAAGCAGTATGGCATTAAACATCTTATAACAAAGGAAAGCGGGGCAGCAGGTGGTTTTTACGAAAAAAAGGCTGCAGCAAAAGAGACAGGAGTAATGCTTCATGTTATCGAAAGGCCTTCCGGGGATAACGGGATAAGCGTAGAGGAAGCCTACTGTCTTGTGACTGGGAAGAAATCTTTTGATATTCAGGATTCATTACAGATTAAAGAAGTCTCAATAAGCGGTGATGAGAAAGATACTAAGCAAATAATATATCTCATCGGTATGGGAATGGGGACCAAGGATTCAATGACACTTGAAGCTTTGAATGCCCTTGAAAGCTCTGATGCTGTGTTTGGTGCTAAAAGGCTTGTGGGTAATCTTTCCTGTAAGAATAAGTATGAAATGTACCTCTCTGATGAAATAATTCCCGTCCTGCAGAAAGAAAAAATAAATAGAGCGGCTATTGTTTTTTCCGGTGATTTGGGCTTTTACAGCGGGGCAAAGAAGATGACTTTGGCACTTAAAAATTGGAGAAGTGACATAGACGTGCGGGTAATTCCGGGGATTTCTTCTTTTTCATATCTTGCAGCAAGACTTGGAGAGAGCTATGACGATGCCTGTTTTTATAGTATTCACGGGAAAAAGCAAAACGAGAATATGCAGCGTCTTACAGACAGGGTAAAGCATGAGAAAAAGACTTTTGTGCTTTTGTCAGGGGCAGGGGATATTTCTGAAATTGCAAAAAGACTTCTTGATATGGGAATAGACGGAAGGTTTGTAGTAGGAGAAAATCTTTCCTATGAAAATGAGAGGATTACGGAGCTTTCTTTTAATGAGGCTCTGTCTTTCAAAGGAAACGGGATAGTCTGTGCTTTTATATATAATGACACCCCCAAAAAAAGACAGGTTTTGCGGATAAAGAGAGATGCTGATTTTATAAGGGGAGATGTCCCTATGACCAAGGAATGCATAAGGCATGAGAGTATCATACGGCTTGGTCTGTGCGAGGGAGATGTTTTTTATGATATAGGAGGAGGAACAGGTTCTGTAGCTATAGAGGCAGCTTCTCTTTCAGATACACTTAAGGTCTTTACAATTGAAAAAAAGAGTGAGGCCGCAGAGCTGATACGAGAGAATATAAGTAAAGCCGGACTTTTTAATGTGACGGTTATAGAGGACGAAGCAGAAAAGGCACTATGTGATATGCCAAGGCCTGACTGTGTCTTTATAGGCGGAAGTGGCGGAAAGCTTTCCGAAATCGTAGACATTCTCCACTCAAAGGGGGATGGGATACGATTTGTTGTTAATGCTGTAAGTCTTGAAACTATAGATGAGATAAGAGAAATAATCCGAAAATACGAGGCTGATGAAGAAGCGATAATGCTTTCTGTAAGTGATGTAAGAAAGGTGGGATCGCATCACATGCTTGCCGGACAAAATCCCATCTGGATTTTTTCTTTTACAGTTTGA
- the trkA gene encoding Trk system potassium transporter TrkA, which yields MQIIIVGCGNVGAALTEQLSGEGHDVTVIEEKRDVIQSLVNNFDVMGIVGNGASYLVMKDAGIEYADLMIAVTGNDELNLLCCLIARKAGHCSTIARVKNPIYKREISFIKEELGLSLVVNPEELSAAEAARLLKFPAATKIETFARGRAEIVHMTVTEKSRICDKSLKTIQQEIRSKVLIAVVSRADEVFIPNGDFVLRENDELTIVGASRSIAEFFRKIGLPTARVHSCMIIGGGATSYYLAQQLISFGIDVKIFDKDLDRCKKLSDLVPQALIINADGTDKDALMEEGLVGTESFVAMTNLDEENIMLSMYVKSVNPKAKLITKVHRVNYNEIIGSLQIGSVIYPKNITAQRIVQYVRGMTNSLGSNSIEALYKMNDGRVEALEFFVTENAPVIGKPLSEMHLKKGILVALINRKGEIISPSGQSMIEAGDTVVIITSQLGLLDISDILA from the coding sequence ATGCAAATTATCATAGTAGGCTGCGGAAACGTCGGTGCAGCACTTACAGAGCAATTAAGTGGCGAAGGACACGATGTCACTGTTATTGAGGAAAAAAGAGACGTAATACAAAGTCTTGTTAATAATTTTGATGTAATGGGAATTGTAGGAAATGGTGCAAGTTACCTTGTAATGAAAGATGCAGGAATCGAATATGCCGACCTCATGATTGCTGTTACGGGTAACGATGAATTAAATCTTCTCTGCTGCCTTATAGCAAGAAAAGCAGGTCACTGCAGCACAATTGCACGTGTAAAAAATCCTATCTACAAAAGAGAAATCAGTTTCATCAAAGAAGAACTTGGTCTCTCACTTGTTGTAAACCCCGAAGAGCTTTCAGCTGCAGAAGCCGCAAGGCTTTTAAAATTCCCTGCGGCAACAAAAATCGAGACCTTTGCAAGGGGTCGTGCCGAGATAGTTCACATGACCGTGACAGAAAAATCCAGAATCTGCGATAAATCTCTTAAGACAATCCAGCAGGAGATTCGAAGCAAGGTTCTTATTGCAGTAGTATCCAGAGCAGATGAGGTTTTCATTCCAAACGGTGATTTCGTTCTAAGAGAAAATGACGAACTGACAATTGTGGGTGCTTCCAGAAGTATAGCTGAATTTTTCAGGAAGATAGGTCTTCCCACAGCAAGAGTTCATTCCTGCATGATAATCGGAGGCGGTGCTACTTCTTATTATCTTGCCCAGCAGCTCATTTCCTTTGGAATCGATGTAAAAATATTTGATAAAGATCTCGATCGCTGTAAAAAGCTTTCAGACCTTGTTCCTCAGGCACTTATCATCAACGCCGACGGAACAGACAAGGATGCTCTGATGGAGGAAGGACTTGTGGGAACCGAATCCTTCGTTGCCATGACGAACCTTGATGAGGAGAACATCATGCTCTCCATGTATGTAAAGAGCGTTAACCCCAAGGCCAAGCTCATTACCAAGGTCCACAGAGTAAACTACAATGAAATAATCGGTTCACTTCAGATAGGAAGTGTAATCTATCCCAAAAACATAACCGCTCAGCGTATCGTACAGTATGTCCGCGGAATGACCAATTCCCTCGGAAGCAACAGCATTGAAGCACTGTACAAGATGAATGACGGAAGAGTTGAGGCTCTTGAGTTCTTCGTAACAGAGAATGCTCCTGTTATAGGCAAGCCTCTCTCCGAGATGCATCTGAAAAAGGGAATCCTGGTAGCTCTTATCAACCGTAAGGGTGAGATCATCTCTCCTTCAGGTCAGAGCATGATTGAGGCCGGTGATACTGTCGTAATAATTACCAGCCAACTGGGCCTTCTTGATATTTCGGATATACTTGCTTAA
- a CDS encoding flavodoxin family protein — protein sequence MLKYLVVYASETGNTKKIADEIFYALPSDSKEEINVRSWNGRHDAETYFIGYWANRGTCSLEVIDLIMSLHGKNVAFFGTCGMGNDTEYYRQMENIGLVWLANDNTYLGGYFCQGSMPPMIKERYEEKRGRIDDDTIDRMIAIFDEGQKHPDRQDLLKANVFADTAIRKIPNNDSYTRLRDII from the coding sequence ATGCTGAAGTATTTAGTTGTTTATGCAAGTGAAACGGGAAATACCAAGAAAATAGCTGATGAGATTTTCTATGCCCTTCCGTCTGATTCAAAAGAGGAAATCAATGTAAGGAGCTGGAACGGCAGACATGATGCCGAAACGTATTTTATAGGCTATTGGGCAAACCGCGGGACCTGTTCCCTTGAGGTGATCGATCTTATAATGTCACTTCATGGGAAAAATGTGGCGTTTTTTGGAACCTGCGGAATGGGAAATGATACAGAGTACTACAGACAGATGGAAAACATCGGTCTGGTGTGGCTTGCGAATGACAACACTTACCTTGGGGGCTACTTTTGTCAGGGCAGTATGCCTCCAATGATCAAGGAGAGATACGAGGAAAAGCGAGGCCGTATCGATGATGATACTATCGACAGGATGATAGCTATCTTTGATGAGGGACAAAAGCATCCGGACAGACAGGACCTTCTTAAAGCAAATGTATTTGCCGATACGGCGATTCGAAAGATACCCAATAACGATAGTTATACGAGACTTAGAGATATAATATGA
- a CDS encoding cobalt-precorrin 5A hydrolase gives MKKIAICFTHNGEAIIEKINKLSLERGISGIEAYISMETDTIREGFIKITGSLSEWTESVFKSGNALIFVGAVGIAVRAIAGLPKDKLSDCPVIVIDDSGSFVIPILSGHAGGANKLAAVLSELIGAVPVITTSTDINDTFSVDTFAKEHRLNINNRDGIKKVSAKAIEDKKVTLSIKDFPPKEKVDVIVSDETDNEYSILLKPKKYTVGLGMRRNKDILEVEEFFLKTLKESDIKVSDVYALCTIDLKEDEPAILSLRDKYRIPVLSFDKDILRRAAGEFEASAFVEKTVGVDNVCERAAIIGAGPGAELVVKKKAEDGMTIAVARRVLWERYL, from the coding sequence ATGAAGAAAATAGCCATATGCTTTACCCATAATGGGGAGGCAATCATTGAAAAAATAAATAAGCTGAGCCTTGAAAGGGGGATTTCCGGGATAGAAGCATACATATCCATGGAAACGGATACGATAAGGGAAGGCTTTATAAAGATAACAGGAAGCCTTTCTGAGTGGACAGAGTCAGTATTTAAGTCCGGGAATGCACTTATATTTGTGGGAGCTGTGGGAATTGCCGTAAGAGCAATAGCGGGCCTTCCAAAGGACAAGCTTAGCGACTGTCCCGTCATTGTGATAGATGACAGTGGGAGCTTTGTGATTCCGATTCTCTCGGGACATGCAGGAGGCGCAAATAAGCTGGCTGCAGTTCTTTCAGAGCTTATAGGAGCTGTACCTGTAATTACCACATCTACGGATATAAACGATACTTTTTCAGTGGATACCTTTGCTAAGGAACACAGGCTTAACATAAATAACAGGGACGGGATAAAAAAGGTTTCCGCAAAGGCGATTGAAGATAAGAAGGTCACCCTATCCATAAAGGATTTTCCTCCAAAGGAAAAGGTTGATGTGATAGTTTCGGATGAGACGGACAATGAGTATTCAATTTTGCTAAAACCAAAAAAATATACTGTCGGTCTTGGCATGAGACGTAATAAGGATATTTTGGAGGTGGAGGAGTTTTTCCTTAAAACACTGAAAGAAAGCGATATAAAGGTGAGTGATGTATATGCCCTTTGTACGATCGATTTAAAGGAGGATGAGCCTGCAATCCTTTCTCTTCGGGATAAATACAGGATACCGGTTCTGTCCTTTGATAAAGATATTTTGAGAAGGGCAGCAGGCGAGTTTGAAGCTTCTGCATTTGTTGAAAAAACCGTCGGAGTCGATAACGTGTGCGAAAGGGCTGCAATTATCGGAGCAGGACCGGGAGCGGAGCTTGTTGTAAAAAAGAAGGCAGAAGACGGAATGACGATTGCCGTAGCAAGGAGAGTTTTATGGGAAAGATATTTGTAG
- a CDS encoding cobyrinate a,c-diamide synthase, giving the protein MNSISAKRIMIAAPGSGSGKTLITCALLEALSKRGLNPVSFKCGPDYIDPMFHNKILGIESRNLDTFFSGTSGVERIVAEKGDRYAVIEGVMGLYDGLSTDGVEGSAYEVAAALSAPIILVVDASGVGRTIISLIKGMLLDDDKKLIKGIILNKISEGFYKNLKPVMEAELYKMRQDVRVLGFFPKNASVKIESRHLGLKLPGEIDDIKRMITLAADMLEKSVNLEEVISIMESAGAAPGEEGTDLKEPASGDFKKEEADDKLTLAVAYDDAFCFYYRENLELFEKMGVKLRYFSPLRDEKLPEGCDGILLGGGYPENYLKELSENKPMLASIKWALDKGIPSLAECGGFMYLHREIRDTEGKSYKMVGAVDGECFYTGHLVRFGYMKIEDINSSAAETENDNDGNNKSLRASLVGMKGHEFHYYDSTANGDSYVAKKPYKDVRWDCMTVKNNGFWGFPHFYYNSNIEFIENFIDRMKEVAKV; this is encoded by the coding sequence ATGAATAGTATTTCGGCAAAAAGAATTATGATAGCTGCGCCGGGGAGCGGAAGCGGAAAGACTCTCATCACATGTGCTCTTTTAGAGGCCCTTTCTAAAAGAGGGCTTAATCCCGTTTCCTTTAAATGCGGGCCCGATTATATAGATCCCATGTTTCATAATAAGATACTGGGAATTGAAAGCAGAAACCTTGATACCTTCTTTTCGGGAACTTCGGGGGTAGAGAGAATTGTTGCAGAAAAAGGTGACAGGTATGCTGTCATTGAGGGCGTCATGGGACTATATGACGGTCTCTCCACCGATGGGGTCGAAGGCTCTGCCTACGAGGTTGCAGCAGCGCTTAGTGCGCCCATAATACTTGTTGTGGATGCCTCCGGAGTCGGAAGAACCATAATTTCACTTATAAAGGGGATGCTTCTTGATGATGATAAAAAGCTTATAAAGGGGATTATCCTTAATAAGATAAGCGAGGGATTTTATAAAAACCTAAAACCCGTCATGGAAGCTGAGCTTTATAAAATGAGACAGGATGTGAGAGTTCTCGGATTTTTTCCAAAGAACGCTTCCGTGAAAATAGAGAGCAGACATCTGGGGTTAAAGCTCCCCGGGGAAATAGATGACATAAAAAGGATGATCACTCTTGCTGCTGATATGCTGGAAAAGAGCGTAAACCTGGAAGAGGTCATTTCCATTATGGAGAGTGCGGGGGCAGCTCCGGGAGAAGAGGGGACGGATCTTAAAGAACCTGCCTCCGGGGACTTTAAAAAGGAAGAAGCTGATGACAAGCTTACCCTGGCAGTTGCTTATGATGATGCTTTCTGCTTTTACTACCGCGAGAATCTTGAGCTGTTTGAAAAAATGGGGGTAAAACTCCGTTATTTTTCACCGCTTAGAGATGAGAAACTTCCTGAAGGATGTGACGGGATTTTGCTTGGAGGAGGGTATCCTGAAAACTATCTTAAGGAGTTATCCGAAAATAAACCAATGCTCGCATCGATAAAGTGGGCTTTGGATAAGGGAATTCCAAGTCTTGCCGAATGCGGCGGCTTTATGTACCTTCATAGGGAAATACGTGATACGGAGGGAAAAAGCTACAAGATGGTAGGTGCTGTGGATGGTGAATGTTTTTACACAGGGCATCTCGTCAGATTCGGATACATGAAAATTGAAGATATAAATTCATCAGCTGCAGAGACTGAAAATGACAATGACGGCAATAATAAGTCACTGCGGGCATCTCTTGTCGGAATGAAAGGACATGAGTTTCATTATTACGACAGTACGGCAAACGGCGACTCATACGTCGCAAAAAAGCCCTATAAGGATGTGAGGTGGGATTGTATGACCGTGAAAAATAATGGATTTTGGGGATTTCCGCACTTTTACTACAATTCAAATATCGAATTTATAGAGAATTTCATAGACAGAATGAAAGAAGTAGCCAAGGTATAA
- the cobJ gene encoding precorrin-3B C(17)-methyltransferase — MGKIFVVGIGPGDGKMMTIMARDALECSDIIVGYKAYTELVKGDYPDKAFYENGMRGEIERCEKCVEFANEGKVVSLICSGDAGVYGMASPLFEVAEKAGFTDIEVVPGVTAALSGGAFLGAPLSHDFCVISLSDLLTPWEIIENRLRCAALGDFCIAIYNPASKKRADYLQKACEILMEKLSPDTPCGYVRNIGREGYSKKVCTLEELYREQVDMFVTVFIGNSRTRIIEGKLVTPRGYKL, encoded by the coding sequence ATGGGAAAGATATTTGTAGTCGGAATTGGCCCCGGAGATGGGAAAATGATGACAATTATGGCGCGTGATGCCCTTGAATGCAGTGACATAATTGTGGGATATAAAGCATACACGGAGCTTGTAAAAGGGGATTATCCGGATAAGGCTTTCTATGAAAACGGAATGCGCGGAGAAATAGAAAGATGCGAGAAGTGCGTGGAATTTGCAAATGAGGGTAAAGTGGTTTCTCTTATCTGCAGCGGTGATGCGGGGGTATACGGAATGGCTTCGCCTTTATTTGAGGTTGCGGAAAAAGCGGGCTTTACCGATATAGAGGTTGTGCCCGGAGTAACTGCTGCACTAAGCGGGGGAGCTTTTCTTGGCGCACCCTTAAGTCATGATTTTTGCGTGATCAGCTTAAGCGATCTTCTGACTCCCTGGGAAATAATTGAAAACAGGTTAAGGTGTGCCGCTTTAGGGGATTTTTGCATTGCGATTTATAATCCGGCAAGTAAAAAGAGAGCAGACTATCTGCAAAAAGCCTGTGAAATACTTATGGAAAAGCTATCACCCGATACACCCTGCGGATATGTCAGAAACATAGGCAGAGAAGGCTATAGTAAAAAGGTATGCACGTTAGAGGAGCTTTATAGGGAACAGGTAGATATGTTTGTCACTGTTTTCATCGGCAATTCAAGAACACGTATAATTGAAGGAAAGCTGGTAACACCCAGAGGATATAAGCTATGA